The following are encoded in a window of Catenulispora sp. MAP5-51 genomic DNA:
- a CDS encoding type II secretion system F family protein, protein MTVLGVAFTGVVAGVSAGLSVLCWPQRQQNHPARRLAFLAARDGPAGPARRRLRARFLKHLRHNPWSTARHERRQGEATARICPVAADLLAACLASGADPLRAAEVVAYCLRPPGRLGSLGEQAAAELADRFQEVAHLLRLGGNPITTWRVVAGEPGLRPVAEAIGRAGLSGAPPVAAIRACATDLRKERHAASTAAARRAGVRGVAPLAGCFLPAFVLIGVVPIVLGLAHHLL, encoded by the coding sequence ATGACCGTCCTGGGTGTGGCATTCACCGGTGTCGTGGCCGGGGTCTCGGCAGGTTTGTCAGTGCTCTGCTGGCCGCAGCGACAGCAGAACCATCCGGCGCGCCGGCTGGCGTTCCTCGCGGCTCGCGACGGCCCGGCGGGCCCCGCGCGCAGGCGGCTGCGGGCGAGGTTTCTCAAACATTTGAGACACAACCCCTGGAGCACGGCCCGGCACGAGCGCCGGCAGGGCGAAGCGACGGCGCGCATATGTCCCGTCGCCGCGGACCTGCTGGCCGCGTGCCTGGCCTCCGGCGCCGATCCGCTGCGCGCCGCCGAGGTGGTGGCGTACTGCCTGCGTCCGCCGGGCCGGCTCGGCAGCCTCGGCGAACAGGCCGCGGCCGAGTTGGCCGACCGGTTCCAAGAGGTCGCGCACCTGCTCCGGCTCGGCGGCAACCCGATCACCACCTGGCGGGTGGTCGCCGGCGAACCCGGACTGCGCCCGGTCGCCGAGGCCATCGGCCGGGCCGGCCTGTCCGGCGCGCCGCCGGTCGCCGCGATCCGGGCCTGCGCGACGGATCTGCGCAAGGAACGGCACGCCGCGAGCACCGCCGCCGCCAGGCGCGCCGGGGTCCGGGGCGTCGCCCCGCTGGCCGGCTGCTTCCTGCCCGCCTTCGTCCTGATCGGGGTCGTCCCGATCGTCCTGGGCCTGGCCCACCACCTGCTCTGA
- a CDS encoding peptidylprolyl isomerase, which produces MAENLYATIKTNHGDIVVRLLPDYAPKTVANFVGLAEGTREWTHPETNEKSTKPLYDGTIFHRIIPQFMIQGGDPLGQGFGGPGYVFDDEPHPDQTFNDRDYLLAMANAGIRNGKGTNGSQFFITVPTPRRPTHLNGKHTIFGEVVDPDSRKVVDQISAVPTGAQDRPLQDVVIESITVERREG; this is translated from the coding sequence GTGGCCGAGAACCTGTACGCCACCATCAAGACCAACCACGGCGACATCGTCGTGCGACTGCTTCCGGACTACGCGCCGAAGACCGTCGCGAACTTCGTGGGTCTGGCGGAGGGGACCCGTGAGTGGACGCACCCGGAGACCAACGAGAAGTCGACCAAGCCGCTGTACGACGGCACGATCTTCCACCGGATCATCCCGCAGTTCATGATCCAGGGCGGCGACCCGCTGGGCCAGGGCTTCGGCGGCCCCGGCTACGTCTTCGACGACGAGCCGCACCCGGACCAGACCTTCAACGACCGCGACTACCTGCTGGCGATGGCCAACGCGGGGATCCGCAACGGCAAGGGCACCAACGGCTCGCAGTTCTTCATCACCGTGCCCACCCCGCGCCGGCCGACCCACCTGAACGGCAAGCACACCATCTTCGGCGAGGTCGTGGACCCCGACAGCCGCAAGGTCGTGGACCAGATCTCGGCCGTGCCGACCGGTGCGCAGGACCGGCCGCTGCAGGACGTCGTGATCGAGAGCATCACCGTCGAGCGCCGCGAGGGCTGA
- a CDS encoding DUF4244 domain-containing protein, whose protein sequence is MRHPIGRRLRCDDGMSTVEYTLGTLAACAFAVILYKVITSSMVQNGLTAVLRKALSTAF, encoded by the coding sequence ATGAGACACCCCATCGGCCGAAGGCTCCGTTGCGACGACGGCATGTCCACCGTCGAGTACACCCTCGGAACCCTCGCGGCCTGCGCCTTCGCCGTGATCCTGTACAAGGTGATCACCAGCTCGATGGTGCAGAACGGGCTCACCGCGGTGCTGCGCAAGGCTTTGAGCACGGCGTTCTGA
- the crgA gene encoding cell division protein CrgA codes for MPESKVRKKAAYTPPPDKKQPIKLDTGNRVVLPLMVGCFVVGLLWIVIYYLSNMTYPVSALGGWNMAVGFGLIITGFIASMKWK; via the coding sequence GTGCCCGAGTCCAAGGTCCGCAAGAAGGCCGCGTACACGCCGCCGCCGGACAAGAAGCAGCCGATCAAGCTGGACACCGGGAACCGGGTGGTGCTGCCGCTGATGGTCGGGTGCTTCGTGGTCGGCCTGCTGTGGATAGTGATCTACTACCTGTCGAACATGACGTACCCGGTGTCGGCGCTGGGCGGCTGGAACATGGCCGTCGGCTTCGGTCTGATCATCACCGGCTTCATCGCGTCCATGAAGTGGAAGTAG
- a CDS encoding TadE family type IV pilus minor pilin, translated as MRRPGQPDAGYATVEAALAIPTLVLFTVALAGVLAGLVTQIRCVDAARLGARAAARGEPAPAVQTAVARAAPGSTVRVTTADGLIRVVVAAPVAGLPLLRAFTVHAEAYEADETNESNESNETAAGDGEGENSDDAADP; from the coding sequence ATGCGCCGGCCGGGACAGCCGGACGCCGGCTACGCCACGGTCGAGGCGGCGCTGGCCATCCCGACGCTGGTGCTGTTCACCGTGGCGCTCGCCGGGGTCCTGGCCGGTCTGGTGACACAGATCCGCTGTGTCGACGCCGCGCGACTGGGAGCGCGGGCCGCCGCCCGCGGCGAGCCGGCCCCGGCCGTCCAGACCGCCGTGGCCCGGGCCGCGCCGGGCTCCACCGTGCGCGTCACGACCGCGGACGGCCTGATCCGCGTCGTGGTCGCCGCACCGGTGGCCGGGCTGCCGCTGCTGCGGGCGTTCACCGTGCATGCCGAGGCCTACGAGGCCGACGAGACCAATGAATCCAATGAATCCAATGAGACCGCAGCTGGGGATGGGGAAGGTGAGAACTCCGATGACGCAGCGGATCCGTGA
- a CDS encoding rhomboid family intramembrane serine protease, producing MPATELPACYRHPGREAQIRCTRCERRICPECMVPASVGFQCPDCVRGGAQQVPKARSPFGAVLRPRVVPVVTYSLIALNFVMFGLQHIVGTSQVGAAGGGVFQVNTLDMRLELIAKGTWVDGQPIGVANGEWYRLATSMFLHANIVHIASNMISLFFIGPMLEAMLGRLRFALVYLIGGLAGAVTSYWFMTPLSPASLGASGAISAVFGCLVVIGLRRKILDPGMIVVVLVINIVIPLQNTNIDWRDHVGGVVAGALIGAVYAYAPELIGLLGKARAPREQQVRLLNWLGFGTMALVLALAIAATAVHTAHLNDPANRTRTVDGAAYSPGVTRVVTDGPESYPQASGTYPHWG from the coding sequence GTGCCCGCGACCGAACTCCCGGCGTGCTACCGGCACCCGGGCCGGGAGGCGCAGATCCGCTGCACCCGCTGCGAGCGCCGGATCTGCCCGGAGTGCATGGTGCCGGCCTCGGTCGGGTTCCAGTGTCCGGACTGCGTCCGCGGCGGCGCCCAGCAGGTCCCCAAGGCCCGGTCCCCCTTCGGCGCGGTGCTGCGGCCCCGGGTGGTCCCGGTGGTCACCTACAGCCTGATCGCGCTGAACTTCGTGATGTTCGGCCTGCAGCACATCGTCGGCACCTCGCAGGTCGGCGCCGCCGGCGGCGGGGTGTTCCAGGTGAACACCCTGGACATGCGGCTGGAGCTGATCGCCAAGGGCACCTGGGTGGACGGCCAGCCGATAGGCGTGGCCAACGGCGAGTGGTACCGCCTGGCCACCTCCATGTTCCTGCACGCGAACATCGTGCACATCGCCTCGAACATGATCTCGCTGTTCTTCATCGGCCCGATGCTGGAGGCGATGCTGGGCCGGCTGCGGTTCGCCCTGGTCTACCTGATCGGCGGCCTGGCCGGGGCGGTGACGTCCTACTGGTTCATGACCCCGCTGAGCCCGGCGAGCCTGGGCGCCTCCGGCGCCATCTCCGCGGTCTTCGGCTGCCTGGTGGTGATCGGGCTGCGGCGCAAGATCCTGGACCCCGGGATGATCGTCGTGGTGCTGGTCATCAACATCGTCATCCCGCTGCAGAACACCAACATCGACTGGCGCGACCACGTCGGCGGCGTGGTGGCCGGGGCGCTGATCGGCGCGGTCTACGCCTACGCCCCGGAGCTGATCGGCCTGCTCGGCAAGGCCAGGGCGCCGCGGGAGCAGCAGGTGCGGCTGCTCAACTGGCTCGGCTTCGGCACCATGGCCCTGGTGCTGGCCCTGGCGATCGCCGCCACCGCCGTGCACACCGCGCACCTGAACGATCCGGCCAACCGGACGCGCACGGTCGACGGCGCCGCGTACTCACCCGGTGTGACCAGGGTCGTCACCGACGGCCCGGAGAGTTATCCACAGGCTTCCGGTACTTATCCACACTGGGGATAA
- a CDS encoding Rv3654c family TadE-like protein gives MTQRIRDRGSATVYAALLAGLLTALTGAALALGSAVLARHRAGAAADLAALSAAVHAGAGETPCDWARRVAAAQRARLLRCSCDGPVCLVGAAVGTPWGAASVTSRAGPADDPVGQGAVTAVTTSVVTSAVTVTHGAGLEALSAGLPADSVTPRPPPHKARTRTRARTRARARAPFVPSAPAVGVRVVLAETEPLARAPAAPRGQLGAPRPRPVYPQA, from the coding sequence ATGACGCAGCGGATCCGTGACCGCGGCTCGGCCACGGTCTACGCCGCACTCCTGGCGGGCCTACTGACGGCCCTCACCGGGGCGGCGCTCGCCCTCGGTTCCGCGGTCCTCGCCCGGCACCGGGCCGGGGCCGCCGCCGATCTGGCGGCGCTGAGCGCGGCCGTCCATGCCGGGGCCGGGGAGACCCCGTGTGACTGGGCGCGGCGGGTGGCCGCCGCCCAGCGGGCCAGGCTGCTCCGATGCTCCTGCGACGGCCCGGTATGTCTTGTCGGCGCCGCCGTCGGGACGCCATGGGGTGCCGCGTCCGTGACCAGTCGCGCCGGTCCGGCCGACGATCCCGTCGGGCAGGGTGCCGTCACGGCCGTCACCACAAGCGTTGTCACGAGCGCCGTCACGGTCACGCACGGGGCCGGCCTGGAAGCGCTCTCCGCCGGCCTTCCAGCCGATTCCGTCACTCCCCGCCCGCCACCCCACAAAGCCCGAACCCGAACCCGCGCCCGAACTCGAGCCCGAGCCCGAGCCCCATTCGTCCCATCCGCCCCAGCCGTCGGCGTCCGCGTCGTCCTGGCTGAAACCGAGCCACTGGCTCGCGCGCCGGCTGCGCCGCGCGGCCAGCTCGGCGCACCGCGTCCCCGACCGGTGTATCCCCAGGCGTAG
- a CDS encoding DUF881 domain-containing protein: protein MASGRDQLDEPESGTGPEPAGGRRSVRPSRVAWHTGVVLVFALAGALFLTARDTANGQGDIRPDRGAQLSDVIRAQNAHNQQLTEQVAAQRANQDALTRAQSADARVKAAQDQADALAGRVALTPVTGSALSVTLNDAPPNAQPAAGAPAPQPDWLIIHQQDVQAVVNALWAGGATGIQLMDQRLAPTSAVRCVGNTLLLQGRVYSPPYVITAVGDPTKLRASLMAAPAVQTYLEYVSAYGLGWDVKARDRVTLPGYTGPLDVSFASPAQ from the coding sequence ATGGCGTCAGGGCGCGATCAGCTGGACGAACCCGAATCGGGAACCGGCCCGGAACCGGCCGGCGGCCGGCGCTCCGTCCGGCCCTCCCGAGTGGCCTGGCACACCGGTGTGGTGCTGGTGTTCGCCCTCGCCGGGGCGTTGTTCCTGACGGCCAGGGACACCGCCAACGGCCAGGGGGACATCCGGCCGGACCGGGGAGCTCAGCTCTCCGACGTGATCCGGGCGCAGAACGCCCACAACCAACAGCTTACCGAGCAGGTCGCGGCCCAGCGCGCGAACCAGGACGCGCTGACCCGCGCGCAGAGCGCCGACGCCCGGGTCAAGGCGGCCCAGGACCAGGCCGACGCACTGGCCGGCCGGGTCGCCCTGACCCCGGTCACCGGCTCGGCGTTGTCCGTGACCCTCAACGACGCCCCGCCGAACGCCCAGCCGGCCGCCGGGGCCCCCGCGCCGCAGCCGGACTGGCTGATCATCCACCAGCAGGACGTGCAGGCCGTGGTGAACGCGCTGTGGGCCGGCGGCGCGACCGGGATCCAGCTCATGGACCAGCGCCTGGCCCCCACCTCGGCGGTGCGCTGCGTCGGCAACACGCTGCTGCTCCAGGGCCGCGTCTACTCCCCGCCCTACGTGATCACCGCGGTCGGCGACCCGACCAAGCTGCGCGCCTCGCTGATGGCCGCCCCGGCGGTGCAGACCTACCTGGAATACGTCAGCGCATACGGGCTCGGTTGGGACGTGAAGGCACGCGATCGAGTGACGCTCCCGGGCTACACCGGCCCGCTGGACGTGTCGTTCGCGTCCCCGGCGCAGTGA
- the ssd gene encoding septum site-determining protein Ssd yields MPDLTQHPVSGRPGRGRRPDTPSRRDALTRHDSGPGPASTPAPLAVTSDPALAEALLRVAAEAGVRIDIVPGPSAARRRWSTAPLVLVGADQTGEVARAGLPHRPEVALIGRDLDDASVWQRGSAVGAAHVLILPDCERWLAGLLAEADSPREEPGAVVAVLSGRGGAGGSTLAAALALAGLRRGLRSTLVDLDPAGGGIDLLFGLETEPGPRWSELAQWRDGRLSGRSLRDALPTYAAHSRHGLAAGLGLAGDGADRLPVLAWPRVRPGEGEQDEQDEGPLRLAARLPGHESRFPERPDDPWYDSGTPADPAKADPWLPPDGSAGGDGYGEIGTGSGNPLFGTTSPDINEDLWSGGRRFNGDASSAESLSRASVIALEISDSEGSGEVADGAASRDRTSSAARAAARPQRGLPILTWPHTRSDLPLPAVAAEPVRAVLTALAQAGDLVVVDLPRALDEAATEALALANVTLMVVPAEVRASAAAAQLAAAVRLVSPDLRVVVRLPAPGGLEPLDITDVMGGLPLAGVINADRRLPIAAEHGEPPGASARGTVSAFCRTFLDDLFGLPSGRRGSESRAAA; encoded by the coding sequence ATGCCAGACCTCACCCAGCATCCGGTGTCCGGCCGGCCGGGCCGCGGCCGCCGTCCAGACACCCCGTCCCGCCGTGATGCCCTGACCCGCCATGACTCGGGGCCGGGGCCGGCGTCGACTCCGGCCCCGCTGGCCGTGACCTCCGATCCGGCGCTGGCCGAGGCGCTGCTGCGGGTGGCCGCCGAGGCCGGCGTGCGGATCGACATCGTGCCCGGTCCCAGCGCCGCGCGCCGCCGCTGGTCCACCGCGCCGCTGGTGCTGGTCGGCGCCGACCAGACCGGCGAGGTGGCCCGGGCCGGGCTGCCGCACCGGCCCGAGGTGGCGCTGATCGGCCGCGACCTGGACGACGCCTCGGTCTGGCAGCGCGGCAGCGCCGTGGGCGCCGCGCACGTGCTGATCCTGCCCGACTGCGAGCGCTGGCTGGCCGGGCTGCTCGCCGAGGCCGACAGCCCGCGCGAGGAGCCCGGCGCGGTGGTCGCGGTGCTGTCCGGGCGCGGCGGCGCCGGCGGCTCGACGCTGGCCGCCGCCCTCGCCCTGGCCGGCCTGCGGCGCGGCCTGCGCTCGACCCTGGTCGACCTGGACCCCGCCGGCGGCGGCATCGACCTGCTGTTCGGGCTGGAGACCGAGCCCGGACCGCGCTGGTCGGAGCTGGCGCAGTGGCGCGACGGCCGGCTGTCCGGCCGCTCGCTGCGGGACGCGCTGCCGACCTACGCCGCGCACTCCCGGCACGGCCTGGCCGCGGGCCTGGGCCTGGCCGGCGACGGCGCGGACCGGCTGCCGGTCCTGGCCTGGCCGCGGGTCCGGCCCGGGGAGGGCGAGCAGGACGAGCAGGACGAGGGGCCCCTGCGGCTCGCCGCCCGGCTGCCGGGCCACGAGAGCAGGTTCCCCGAGAGGCCCGATGACCCCTGGTACGACAGCGGGACGCCTGCCGATCCGGCGAAGGCGGACCCCTGGCTCCCGCCGGACGGATCCGCCGGCGGCGACGGCTACGGCGAGATTGGCACCGGATCCGGGAATCCGTTGTTCGGCACGACATCCCCTGACATCAACGAGGATCTGTGGTCCGGCGGACGCCGCTTCAATGGTGACGCCTCATCAGCGGAATCCCTTTCCCGGGCAAGCGTGATCGCCCTGGAAATCTCTGATTCAGAGGGATCCGGGGAAGTCGCCGACGGCGCCGCGAGCCGCGACCGGACCAGCAGCGCGGCGCGGGCGGCGGCCCGGCCACAGCGCGGGCTGCCGATCCTCACCTGGCCGCACACCCGCAGCGACCTCCCGCTGCCGGCGGTCGCCGCCGAGCCGGTGCGCGCCGTGCTCACCGCTCTGGCGCAGGCCGGCGACCTGGTCGTGGTGGACCTGCCGCGCGCCCTCGACGAGGCCGCGACCGAGGCGCTGGCGCTGGCCAACGTCACGCTCATGGTGGTCCCGGCCGAGGTCCGGGCCTCGGCGGCGGCCGCGCAGCTGGCCGCCGCGGTCCGGCTGGTCTCACCGGACCTGCGGGTGGTGGTGCGGCTCCCGGCGCCCGGCGGGCTGGAACCGCTCGACATAACGGATGTCATGGGCGGCCTGCCGCTGGCCGGGGTGATCAACGCCGACCGCCGGCTGCCGATCGCCGCCGAGCACGGCGAACCACCGGGGGCCAGCGCCCGGGGCACCGTGTCCGCCTTCTGCCGGACCTTCCTGGACGACCTGTTCGGCCTGCCGTCCGGACGGCGCGGCTCCGAGTCCCGGGCGGCGGCATGA
- a CDS encoding type II secretion system F family protein, which produces MNSALAGILAASAVLAFPGPGTRRRLETAVLGGPRGPKWRLRLSGAWPTVLSAIALGVLSSLLARSTVLAFLVPFGAWRGYRAWTAHTVRMAVERRQTEIIELCVTICSELHAGREAREALRDAASAACPDLAVRLAGPLSTGDDVVTVLRAAAGTPGREALAALAACWQVAEGGAGMTAAVGELADGLRAERAQRRELDAELAGIRTSARLLALLPVVGLIIGSGMGLSPIPMLLHTGVGETCLVLGIVFVLGGVMWMDRIARSAEALS; this is translated from the coding sequence ATGAACTCCGCGCTGGCCGGGATCCTGGCCGCCTCGGCGGTCCTGGCCTTCCCGGGACCGGGCACACGCCGTCGCCTGGAGACGGCCGTGCTGGGCGGTCCCCGCGGCCCGAAATGGCGGCTGCGGTTGTCCGGGGCATGGCCGACGGTGCTGTCGGCGATCGCGTTGGGGGTGCTCAGTTCTTTGCTGGCCCGCTCAACCGTCCTGGCGTTCCTGGTGCCCTTCGGAGCGTGGCGGGGGTACCGGGCGTGGACCGCGCACACCGTGCGAATGGCCGTCGAGCGACGGCAGACCGAGATCATCGAACTCTGCGTCACCATCTGCTCCGAGCTGCACGCCGGGCGGGAAGCACGCGAGGCGTTGCGGGACGCCGCCTCCGCCGCGTGCCCGGATCTGGCCGTGCGCCTGGCCGGGCCGCTGTCCACCGGAGACGACGTCGTGACCGTGCTCCGCGCGGCCGCCGGGACGCCAGGCCGCGAAGCGCTCGCCGCGCTGGCCGCCTGCTGGCAGGTCGCCGAGGGCGGCGCGGGCATGACCGCGGCGGTCGGGGAACTGGCCGACGGTCTGCGGGCCGAACGCGCCCAGCGCCGCGAGCTCGACGCCGAACTCGCCGGGATCCGCACCTCGGCGCGGTTGCTGGCACTGCTGCCGGTGGTCGGGCTGATCATCGGCTCCGGCATGGGGCTCTCGCCGATCCCCATGCTCCTGCACACCGGCGTCGGCGAGACCTGCCTGGTCCTGGGGATCGTCTTCGTCCTGGGCGGCGTGATGTGGATGGACCGAATCGCCCGGTCGGCGGAGGCCCTGTCATGA
- a CDS encoding class E sortase — protein sequence MWAERARTAIRSVGEILITLGMVLFLFCAYQLFYTNVVADEAMRSEVSDLHKLWAAPPAARSAAPNTPGPFDTADSHGTAGAAFAILHIPRLGDKPIPVLQGTTLDLLGRGVGHYKDSALPGAVGNFAVAGHRKTHGEPFRYLDEMRAGDLIVVETADAWYTYREDRDPFIVEPTDLGVVAPVPDHPDATPSRKLITLTTCNPWWASTQRMIVTGELVGRQPRSAGAPPALTVNAPKFQ from the coding sequence ATGTGGGCTGAACGCGCGCGAACGGCGATCCGATCCGTCGGTGAGATCCTGATCACGCTCGGCATGGTGCTCTTCCTGTTCTGCGCCTACCAGCTCTTCTACACCAACGTGGTCGCCGACGAGGCGATGCGGTCCGAGGTCTCGGACCTGCACAAGCTGTGGGCCGCGCCGCCGGCCGCCCGGTCGGCCGCGCCGAACACCCCCGGGCCGTTCGACACCGCCGACAGCCACGGCACCGCCGGCGCCGCGTTCGCGATCCTGCACATCCCGCGGCTCGGCGACAAGCCGATCCCGGTCCTGCAGGGCACCACCCTGGATCTGCTGGGCCGCGGGGTCGGCCACTACAAGGACTCGGCCCTGCCGGGCGCGGTCGGCAACTTCGCCGTCGCCGGGCACCGCAAGACGCACGGCGAGCCCTTCCGCTACCTCGACGAGATGCGCGCGGGCGACCTGATCGTGGTGGAGACCGCCGACGCCTGGTACACCTACCGCGAGGACCGCGACCCGTTCATCGTCGAGCCGACCGACCTCGGCGTCGTGGCCCCGGTCCCGGACCACCCGGACGCGACGCCCTCGCGGAAGCTGATCACGCTGACCACGTGCAACCCGTGGTGGGCCTCGACCCAGCGCATGATCGTCACCGGCGAGCTGGTCGGCCGGCAGCCCCGATCGGCTGGCGCGCCCCCGGCGTTGACGGTGAACGCCCCCAAGTTCCAATAG